A window of the Brassica napus cultivar Da-Ae chromosome C5, Da-Ae, whole genome shotgun sequence genome harbors these coding sequences:
- the LOC106377210 gene encoding homeobox protein HAT3.1, which yields MDRAIRRRTTSSGSGLDQTNGAEVTPTPNKVPEAESHMKHESTNDVNGNVKIANGVSGEEEQESRTPVTVKKSSGTKFTGSHRELVLGLPCRGQFEIKRSSKKLGGGGGSGKKNVLASSHKRAQGSKEAASVHANPTPVNESKKRKNYTKKVEVREDDEYTRIKKKLRYFLNRISYEQSLIDAYSLEGWKGSSAEKLRPEKELERAKKEILRRKVKIRELIQHLDTLCAEGNIPESLFNSHGEISSEDIFCSKCGSKDVHIDNDIVLCDGFCDRGFHQYCVEPPLRKEDIPPDDESWLCPGCACKDYSFELLNDSLGTKLSVSDSWEKVFPEAAAAMAGGGGSNLDCDLPSDDSEDEEYDPEGLNDNEGDEDGSDESENEDGSSDESASASEEMIGSFKDAKDIMNLPSDDSEDDDYDPDAPARDEDKMQESSNSDDSDSDDVEANSKGDESDQQDEVTPRGKLGRKKSKLPDVSILESDAGIGEDVPGRRKVERLDYKKLYDEEYENVPTSSSDDEDWDKIAGKEDFESADEGDTVPLEQPSIAEDQKPKRENKKVTLKAPQEAHREDGCSGKQSSSASSKQTNPKTQRLFESFHENRYPDISTRENLAKELQMTVKQVNNWFRNTRFSTSKTMSSKEDVEKLRTCKQSEGETSVAGSSKQTEPVTENKSGASESTSSGSRKRRRRLT from the exons ATGGATAGAGCTATTAGAAGGAGAACGACGAGTAGTGGATCTGGTTTGGATCAGACTAATGGAGCAGAGGTTACTCCAACTCCTAACAAAGTACCAGAGGCAGAAAGTCACATGAAACATGAATCGACCAATGATGTAAACGGTAATGTAAAGATAGCCAATGGGGTTTCTggtgaagaagaacaagaatcaaGAACCCCTGTAACCGTAAAGAAGAGTTCTGGTACTAAATTTACAGGTTCGCATCGTGAACTTGTCCTTGGTCTTCCTTGCCGTGGACAATTTGAGATCAAACGGAGTTCCAAGAAGctaggaggtggtggtggtagtGGTAAAAAGAATGTGCTGGCTTCAAGTCACAAGAGAGCTCAGGGATCTAAAGAAGCTGCTTCTGTTCATGCTAATCCTACGCCTGTAAATGAATCAAAGAAAAGGAAGAATTATACGAAGAAAGTAGAAGTTAGAGAAGATGATGAGTACACAAGGATCAAGAAGAAACTTCGGTACTTTCTAAACCGGATCAGCTACGAGCAAAGCCTTATTGATGCTTATTCTTTAGAAGGCTGGAAAGGTTCAAG CGCGGAAAAGCTAAGGCCAGAGAAAGAGCTTGAACGAGCCAAGAAGGAGATTCTACGACGCAAAGTTAAAATCAGAGAGCTTATTCAGCATCTGGACACACTCTGCGCCGAAGGGAACATTCCAGAGTCTTTATTTAATTCTCATGGAGAGATCTCTAGTGAGGAT ATATTCTGTTCAAAATGTGGTTCGAAGGACGTACATATTGATAACGATATCGTACTATGCGATGGGTTTTGTGACCGAGGCTTTCACCAGTACTGTGTTGAACCTCCTTTGCGGAAAGAAGATA TTCCTCCGGATGATGAGAGCTGGTTATGCCCTGGATGTGCTTGCAAAGATTATAGCTTTGAGTTGCTCAATGATTCTTTAGGGACAAAACTCTCGGTCAGCGACAGTTGGGAG AAAGTATTTCCTGAGGCAGCAGCAGCGATGGCTGGTGGTGGAGGTTCAAATCTGGACTGTGATCTTCCTTCAGATGATTCTGAGGATGAAGAGTACGATCCGGAGGGTTTGAATGATAATGAAGGTGATGAAGATGGCAGTGATGAGTCTGAGAACGAAGATGGGAGTTCGGATGAATCTGCATCTGCATCTGAGGAAATGATTGGATCATTTAAAGATGCAAAAGATATAATGAACCTTCCGTCTGATGATTCTGAGGATGATGACTATGATCCTGATGCTCCAGCTCGTGATGAAGATAAAATGCAAGAAAGTTCAAATTCAGACGATTCAGACTCTGATGATGTGGAAGCTAACTCAAAAGGAGATGAGTCTGATCAGCAAGATGAAGTTACGCCACGTGGGAAGCTAGGCAGAAAAAAATCTAAGCTCCCAGATGTTTCCATCTTAGAGTCAGATGCTGGGATTGGTGAAGATGTTCCGGGGAGGAGGAAGGTTGAAAGGCTGGACTACAAAAAGCTCTATGAT GAGGAATATGAGAACGTTCCTACGTCATCAAGTGATGATGAGGATTGGGATAAAATTGCGGGAAAAGAAGATTTCGAGTCAGCAGATGAAGGGGACACTGTACCTCTGGAACAGCCTTCCATAGCAGAAGATCAGAAACcgaaaagagaaaataaaaaggttacTTTGAAAGCGCCACAAGAAGCACACAGAGAAGATGGTTGTTCTGGCAAACAAAGCAGCTCTGCATCATCTAAACAGACAAATCCCAAAACTCAG AGATTATTTGAGTCTTTTCATGAGAATCGATATCCAGACATTAGCACAAGGGAGAACTTAGCCAAAGAGCTACAGATGACAGTTAAACAA GTTAATAACTGGTTTAGGAATACACGTTTTTCAACAAGCAAAACAATGTCTTCAAAGGAAGATGTTGAGAAGTTAAGAACATGTAAGCAATCTGAAGGTGAGACATCTGTTGCTGGAAGTAGCAAACAAACCGAACCAGTCACAGAGAATAAGAGTGGAGCATCGGAGTCAACTAGTAGTGGATCaagaaaaagaaggagaagGTTGACTTAG
- the BNAC05G33310D gene encoding uncharacterized protein BNAC05G33310D: MGRTVITKAPKLFLRSWKQVQGRAGISSKAAKPHPMVVDYSEDISHHRVEINRGGEEEWIPHPRTGIFFPPGHESVMDGVPDGAASFDMTFWLRNIDGVDKPDPDHHFPN; this comes from the exons ATGGGAAGAACTGTGATCACCAAAGCACCAAAGCTGTTCTTAAG GAGTTGGAAGCAAGTTCAAGGACGAGCAGGGATAAGCAGCAAAGCTGCAAAACCACATCCTATGGTAGTCGACTACTCTGAAGACATTTCCCATCATAGAGTGGAGATCAACCGTGGCGGCGAAGAGGAGTGGATCCCACACCCACGTACCGGAATATTCTTTCCGCCAGGACATGAGTCGGTGATGGACGGTGTCCCTGACGGCGCTGCTTCCTTTGACATGACGTTTTGGCTTAGGAACATTGACGGTGTGGACAAACCTGACCCTGACCATCATTTTCCTAACTGA
- the LOC106374022 gene encoding uncharacterized protein LOC106374022: MSSSFNFPRPSTKADDLEDLYKTYGVDRTVVLDLAGTHETPETVREGYYGAYLSFFHSCGLIFPIPEPILEILAELGLSLTQILPNFLRHLIAFLVKAREKGLSFGLSEFRQLVLVKQNQQNPGTFLVSPRPCRHVIEDIPYRDEKWRGQFFVFKMDRSSMGEFDFSRLPRRWAENITPSGSSSMSDEIHGLIGILRRDRSNWSTFDQARIRAIFAMLEGTDRAPLVGGSEDAELARLKEIEGDCEDLIASTAVPDWSISELDLPQVSDDSADQNMASRRSNPRDSDRVRTRTGSANVECIRSRDVSEALTEVLREETRLLRASTQEAKDLEGEKFVARVKSSSPTGSEGRDRPLKKAKTNGSDHRLGVSGEVAVAKPFHWQFSHSKDCPITEDSDSVAHLVKHFKPARCLLASWPWTSCCDFEQRRSSSDPSSM, translated from the exons ATGTCTTCGTCGTTCAATTTTCCTCGTCCATCTACTAAAGCCGATGATCTTGAGGACCTTTACAAGACGTACGGGGTCGATCGCACCGTCGTTCTTGATTTGGCCGGTACGCATGAGACTCCCGAAACCGTGCGAGAAGGCTACTACGGAgcctatctttctttctttcactcTTGTGGTCTTATCTTCCCGATCCCGGAGCCAATACTTGAGATTCTGGCGGAGCTTGGGTTATCGCTTACTCAGATCCTTCCAAACTTTCTTAGGCATCTTATCGCCTTCTTGGTTAAGGCTAGGGAGAAAGGTCTTTCTTTTGGCCTTAGTGAGTTCCGACAGCTCGTTCTGGTGAAGCAGAACCAGCAGAACCCTGGTACCTTCCTCGTGTCTCCACGCCCATGTCGCCACGTCATCGAAGACATTCCTTATCGCGATGAAAAGTGGCGCGGACagttttttgttttcaagatGGATCGGTCGTCTATGGGTGAATTCGACTTCTCTCGGCTTCCTCGGCGTTGGGCCGAGAATATCA CTCCTTCTGGAAGCTCCTCGATGTCAGATGAGATTCATGGTCTGATCGGGATTCTTCGGAGAGATCGTTCGAACTGGTCAACGTTTGACCAAGCTCGGATTCGAGCCATTTTTGCTATGCTGGAGGGGACCGACAGGGCTCCTTTGGTTGGGGGTTCTGAGGACGCAGAGCTTGCTCGTTTAAAGGAGATCGAAGGAGATTGTGAGGATCTCATCGCTTCAACCGCCGTGCCGGATTGGTCGATCTCCGAGCTCGATCTTCCTCAAGTCTCAGATGATTCGGCGGATCAG AACATGGCTTCGAGAAGATCAAACCCCCGCGATTCTGATAGGGTACGAACTCGAACTGGTAGTGCTAATGTGGAATGCATTCGATCCAGAGACGTGAGTGAAGCGCTCACAGAAGTTCTTCGTGAGGAGACCCGACTTTTGCGGGCTTCAACCCAAGAGGCCAAGGACCTCGAGGGTGAAAAGTTTGTTGCTCGTGTTAAGTCGAGTAGCCCAACAGGTTCCGAGGGGCGTGACCGCCCCCTGAAGAAGGCAAAGACGAATGGCTCGGACCATCGTCTCGGTGTCTCAGGTGAAGTGGCTGTTGCTAAACCGTTTCATTGGCAGTTCTCACACTCTAAGGATTGCCCTATTACGGAAGATTCAGACAGTGTTGCTCACTTGGTGAAGCACTTCAAACCTGCTAGATGTCTGCTTGCTTCTTGGCCTTGGACAAGTTGTTGCGACTTCGAACAAAGGAGGTCGAGCTCGGACCCGAGCTCGATGTGA
- the LOC106374982 gene encoding LYR motif-containing protein At3g19508: MKKVLRVYGGVLRLVRLLPADTRPYYAKYARENFVNYRDVDVSETPLDELFQRAYNHSLWVLKKYSIDESAAKKLKEICFE, encoded by the exons ATGAAGAAGGTGCTTAGAGTATACGGCGGCGTTTTAAGGCTAGTTCGGCTTTTGCCGGCGGACACGAGGCCATACTACGCCAAGTAcgcgagggagaacttcgttaACTACCGTGACGTCGACGTAAGCGAAACACCCCTTGATGAACTCTTCCAACGGGCTTATAATCACTCACTATGGGTACTCAAAAAG TATTCAATCGACGAATCTGCTGCCAAGAAGCTAAAAGAGATTTGTTTTGAATAA
- the LOC106374021 gene encoding uncharacterized protein LOC106374021 — protein MATSSAPDIDMVIEETRKTPFTNIIASVRLHLVGKLKFPEYSGNTDPKAHVRAFHLAISRAHLTDDEKEAGYCRFFAENLTGAALEWFAGLEENSIDNFTQLVSMFLKQYSVFLETRVTEADLWNLKQAPFEPLRAYINKFREIKAKISHPNEVVALAALKNGAWFSSKFREELAVRAPVSLDDAPHLASYFATHEEEVAALKEQYNANKNNATKKPATPKEPTTKGQHSYAINNLPQKSSTYDLRKYCASHDRNDHSTEKCRAALHNQNENKKTTEETREEEEEPVTSKSNRKAKVPTNKRGREIEQESPSSPPPAPKKRVDMISWGPNNNATDKIKNQTEGKIRFKITIAIRTLENTDEATPPPSVTQYNPDTESLRGKIPNFKRKNKMTKIREPLETPIAL, from the coding sequence ATGGCAACGAGCTCTGCCCCCGATATCGACATGGTCATCGAGGAAACGAGAAAGACTCCATTCACAAACATAATTGCCAGCGTAAGGCTGCATCTCGTCGGGAAACTGAAATTCCCGGAATACTCCGGAAACACAGACCCGAAGGCCCATGTACGAGCCTTCCATTTAGCGATATCAAGAGCACACCTCACCGACGACGAAAAAGAAGCAGGTTACTGCCGCTTCTTCGCCGAGAACCTCACCGGGGCCGCCCTCGAGTGGTTCGCAGGACTAGAAGAAAATTCAATCGACAATTTCACCCAGTTGGTATCTAtgttcctcaaacagtactcagTCTTCTTAGAGACAAGAGTTACCGAAGCAGATCTCTGGAATCTTAAACAAGCGCCTTTCGAGCCATTAAGAGCATACATAAACAAATTTCGAGAAATCAAGGCCAAGATCTCACATCCGAACGAGGTCGTTGCCCTCGCGGCATTAAAGAATGGCGCCTGGTTCTCATCCAAATTCAGGGAAGAATTGGCAGTACGAGCACCTGTCTCATTGGATGACGCCCCACACCTAGCCTCTTATTTTGCCACCCACGAGGAGGAGGTCGCAGCCTTGAAAGAACAGTACAACGCGAACAAGAACAACGCAACCAAAAAGCCTGCTACTCCTAAAGAGCCAACCACCAAAGGGCAACATTCCTATGCAATAAATAATTTGCCGCAAAAGTCTTCAACATACGACCTCAGAAAATATTGTGCCTCCCATGATCGCAACGATCACTCGACTGAAAAATGTCGAGCCGCACTTCACAATCAAAACGAAAATAAGAAAACCACTGAAGAaaccagagaagaagaagaagagccagTGACTTCGAAATCCAACCGAAAGGCCAAAGTCCCAACAAACAAAAGAGGCAGGGAGATCGAGCAGGAATCACCGAGCTCTCCACCCCCAGCTCCGAAGAAAAGAGTCGACATGATTTCGTGGGGGCCAAATAACAACGCAACCGACAAAATCAAGAACCAGACCGAAGGGAAAATTCGTTTCAAGATCACAATAGCAATCCGCACATTGGAAAACACCGATGAAGCCACTCCCCCTCCCAGTGTCACTCAGTACAACCCAGACACAGAGTCACTTCGCGGAAAAATTCCCAACTTCAAACGAAAgaacaaaatgaccaaaattcGCGAGCCATTAGAAACACCGATCGCCCTATAG
- the LOC106377209 gene encoding uncharacterized protein LOC106377209 isoform X2, producing the protein MEKKQGFFSALRGLSPARSRARSRSVSPARSSSPMKALSWGKKSSTAGGYCLSQPEFSIGRSGSLRPVMEGPDPDEEGGIGGGENVGDSKRLGSGLGHWVKGQLSRAPSVAATAVCRRNDLRLLLGVMGAPLAPIHVSSSDPLPHLSIKNTPIETSSAQYILQQYTAASGGQKLQSSVKNAYAMGKLKMITSEIETASRTVRNRNPSKAESGGFVLWQMDPDMWYVELSVGGNKVRAGCNGKLVWRHTPWLGSHSAKGPVRPLRRGLQGLDPRTTAAMFAEAKCIGEKNVNGEDCFILKLCTDPETLKARSEGPAEIIRHVLSGYFSQKTGLLVHIEDSHLTRIQSNGGDTVFWETTYNSSLDDYRQVEGIMIAHSGHSVVTLFRFGEEAMSHTRTKMEESWTIEEVAFNVPGLKLQHWRMGALKLTARLMSKAYD; encoded by the exons atggAGAAAAAGCAAGGATTTTTCTCTGCTCTCAGAGGTCTCTCTCCGGCACGTTCAAGGGCTCGGTCTCGCTCAGTTAGCCCCGCTCGGTCTAGCTCCCCGATGAAAGCTCTCTCCTGGGGGAAGAAGAGCTCCACCGCCGGCGGGTACTGTCTGTCTCAGCCGGAGTTTTCAATCGGGAGATCCGGAAGCTTGAGACCTGTGATGGAAGGCCCCGATCCAGACGAAGAAGGAGGAATAGGAGGAGGAGAGAACGTAGGAGACTCGAAACGGCTCGGGTCGGGTCTAGGCCACTGGGTCAAGGGACAGCTGTCACGCGCTCCTTCCGTCGCCGCGACTGCCGTTTGTCGGAGAAATGATCTGAGGCTTCTTTTAGGAGTCATGGGAGCTCCTCTCGCTCCCATCCACGTCTCTTCCTCCGATCCTTTGCCTCATCTCAGCATCAAAAACACTCCAATC GAGACATCGTCTGCTCAGTACATTCTCCAACAGTACACTGCGGCTTCTGGCGGACAGAAGCTTCAGAGCTCCGTCAAGAACGCTTACGCTATGGGGAAGCTCAAGATGATCACTTCCGAGATCGAAACTGCTTCAAGAACCGTTAGGAACCGGAACCCGTCGAAGGCTGAGAGCGGCGGTTTCGTTCTCTGGCAGATGGATCCGGACATGTGGTACGTTGAGCTCTCTGTTGGTGGTAATAAAGTTCGTGCTGGCTGTAACGGGAAGCTCGTGTGGCGACACACTCCTTGGCTTGGTTCTCACTCCGCTAAAGGACCCGTTAGGCCTCTCCGCCGTGGGCTTCAG GGGCTTGATCCGAGGACTACTGCTGCCATGTTTGCGGAGGCCAAGTGTATAGGAGAAAAGAATGTGAACGGTGAAGATTGCTTTATCCTCAAGCTATGCACTGACCCTGAGACGCTGAAGGCGAGGAGTGAAGGACCAGCTGAGATCATAAGACACGTCCTTTCCGGCTACTTTAGTCAGAAAACTGGACTCTTGGTTCACATCGAGGACTCGCATCTGACCAGGATCCAATCCAACGGTGGAGATACTGTTTTCTGGGAGACAACTTACAACTCGTCCCTAGACGATTATCGCCAGGTGGAAGGGATCATGATCGCTCACTCAGGACACTCGGTTGTGACGCTTTTCAGGTTTGGGGAAGAGGCGATGAGCCACACGAGGACTAAGATGGAAGAGAGCTGGACCATTGAGGAAGTTGCGTTTAATGTTCCTG GGCTAAAGTTGCAGCATTGGAGAATGGGAGCTTTGAAGCTAACCGCTAGGTTGATGTCTAAAGCTTATGACTAA
- the LOC106377209 gene encoding uncharacterized protein LOC106377209 isoform X1, giving the protein MEKKQGFFSALRGLSPARSRARSRSVSPARSSSPMKALSWGKKSSTAGGYCLSQPEFSIGRSGSLRPVMEGPDPDEEGGIGGGENVGDSKRLGSGLGHWVKGQLSRAPSVAATAVCRRNDLRLLLGVMGAPLAPIHVSSSDPLPHLSIKNTPIETSSAQYILQQYTAASGGQKLQSSVKNAYAMGKLKMITSEIETASRTVRNRNPSKAESGGFVLWQMDPDMWYVELSVGGNKVRAGCNGKLVWRHTPWLGSHSAKGPVRPLRRGLQGLDPRTTAAMFAEAKCIGEKNVNGEDCFILKLCTDPETLKARSEGPAEIIRHVLSGYFSQKTGLLVHIEDSHLTRIQSNGGDTVFWETTYNSSLDDYRQVEGIMIAHSGHSVVTLFRFGEEAMSHTRTKMEESWTIEEVAFNVPGLSLDCFIPPADLKTGSVTEYPQEEIGKNNNAVVLSAAHRAKVAALENGSFEANR; this is encoded by the exons atggAGAAAAAGCAAGGATTTTTCTCTGCTCTCAGAGGTCTCTCTCCGGCACGTTCAAGGGCTCGGTCTCGCTCAGTTAGCCCCGCTCGGTCTAGCTCCCCGATGAAAGCTCTCTCCTGGGGGAAGAAGAGCTCCACCGCCGGCGGGTACTGTCTGTCTCAGCCGGAGTTTTCAATCGGGAGATCCGGAAGCTTGAGACCTGTGATGGAAGGCCCCGATCCAGACGAAGAAGGAGGAATAGGAGGAGGAGAGAACGTAGGAGACTCGAAACGGCTCGGGTCGGGTCTAGGCCACTGGGTCAAGGGACAGCTGTCACGCGCTCCTTCCGTCGCCGCGACTGCCGTTTGTCGGAGAAATGATCTGAGGCTTCTTTTAGGAGTCATGGGAGCTCCTCTCGCTCCCATCCACGTCTCTTCCTCCGATCCTTTGCCTCATCTCAGCATCAAAAACACTCCAATC GAGACATCGTCTGCTCAGTACATTCTCCAACAGTACACTGCGGCTTCTGGCGGACAGAAGCTTCAGAGCTCCGTCAAGAACGCTTACGCTATGGGGAAGCTCAAGATGATCACTTCCGAGATCGAAACTGCTTCAAGAACCGTTAGGAACCGGAACCCGTCGAAGGCTGAGAGCGGCGGTTTCGTTCTCTGGCAGATGGATCCGGACATGTGGTACGTTGAGCTCTCTGTTGGTGGTAATAAAGTTCGTGCTGGCTGTAACGGGAAGCTCGTGTGGCGACACACTCCTTGGCTTGGTTCTCACTCCGCTAAAGGACCCGTTAGGCCTCTCCGCCGTGGGCTTCAG GGGCTTGATCCGAGGACTACTGCTGCCATGTTTGCGGAGGCCAAGTGTATAGGAGAAAAGAATGTGAACGGTGAAGATTGCTTTATCCTCAAGCTATGCACTGACCCTGAGACGCTGAAGGCGAGGAGTGAAGGACCAGCTGAGATCATAAGACACGTCCTTTCCGGCTACTTTAGTCAGAAAACTGGACTCTTGGTTCACATCGAGGACTCGCATCTGACCAGGATCCAATCCAACGGTGGAGATACTGTTTTCTGGGAGACAACTTACAACTCGTCCCTAGACGATTATCGCCAGGTGGAAGGGATCATGATCGCTCACTCAGGACACTCGGTTGTGACGCTTTTCAGGTTTGGGGAAGAGGCGATGAGCCACACGAGGACTAAGATGGAAGAGAGCTGGACCATTGAGGAAGTTGCGTTTAATGTTCCTGGTCTGTCTCTTGATTGCTTTATACCGCCAGCTGATTTAAAGACCGGTTCTGTAACCGAATACCCACAAGAGGAGATAGGGAAGAACAATAATGCTGTCGTGTTGTCTGCTGCTCACAGGGCTAAAGTTGCAGCATTGGAGAATGGGAGCTTTGAAGCTAACCGCTAG
- the LOC125587287 gene encoding uncharacterized protein LOC125587287 gives MADVTRAPRTKDFGSTSIQCLMLSPTNYTVWSMRMKVLLRVHEVWDTIEPGSDDQKKNDVAIALLFQSVPETLILQVGEQTASKEIWNAIKSRHLGADRVREARLQTLMTEFDRLKMDDADTVDDFTGKISGLSSKETSLGENIEESKMVKKFLKGLPRHKYIQIVASLEQVLDLNSTGFEDIVGRLKAYEERVGEETQKEDQGKLMFSNNEDHSQRGYENSRGRVRGRNGRGRGRGRSHNQNRASHTKDNNSKKNRSKLICWRCDKPDHYATVCPEKTEKNQETNLNKTEEADALYVYEVVFLNEDKVIPKNLNIDKGSASVWYLDNGASNHMTRNKEFFSSLNLNTKGKVKFGDGSCVDIVGKGVVTFVCKTGEKKALKDIYYIPDLKHNILSLGQATENGCEVNMKDVYLTLTDSHGRLLVRVTRSPNRLYKTPMEISYPECLHVRDVDATWRWHARQGHICYGVMNNMVRKEMVVGMQSVTHEEGVCDTCLAGKQTRHSFPSVTHEEDVCDTCLAGKQTRDSLLTKAMVRTSKPLRLLLGDLSEQTAPPTTADNHEAFYRFKRSHTDRGGEIASAMFNLGCTDRGGEVASDVFNLGCTDRG, from the coding sequence ATGGCTGACGTGACTAGGGCTCCACGCACGAAGGACTTTGGATCTACATCCATCCAATGTCTGATGTTGTCACCGACAAACTACACAGTTTGgtcgatgaggatgaaggttCTACTACGTGTTCATGAAGTGTGGGACACAATCGAACCCGGTTCAGATGATCAAAAGAAGAACGATGTTGCGATAGCTCTTTTGTTTCAATCTGTTCCAGAGACTTTGATTCTCCAGGTGGGAGAACAAACCGCATCAAAAGAGATCTGGAATGCCATCAAGTCGCGACACCTAGGAGCTGATCGTGTAAGGGAGGCGAGACTTCAGACGTTGATGACGGAGTTTGATAGGTTGAAGATGGATGATGCAGATACGGTCGATGACTTCACGGGGAAGATATCGGGCCTATCATCCAAAGAAACCTCGTTGggagaaaacatagaagaatccaagatggtcaagaagttcttgaagggtCTTCCAAGACACAAGTATATCCAGATCGTAGCATCACTTGAGCAAGTCCTAGATCTCAACTCGACGGGGTTTGAAGACATAGTTGGAAGGCTTAAGGCGTACGAGGAGCGTGTAGGAGAAGAAACTCAGAAAGAAGACCAAGGGAAACTGATGTTTTCGAACAATGAAGACCATAGTCAGAGGGGCTATGAGAATTCCCGTGGTAGAGTAAGAGGACGGAACGGTAGAGGCAGAGGTCGAGGTAGGTCACACAACCAAAACCGTGCGTCACACACCAAAGATAACAACTCGAAGAAGAATCGTTCaaagctgatatgttggagatgtGACAAGCCTGATCACTACGCAACTGTTTGTCCCGAAAAgacagagaagaatcaagaaaccaACCTAAACAAGACAGAAGAGGCTGATGCACTCTATGTATACGAGGTGGTGTTTTTGAACGAAGATAAGGTGATTCCGAAGAATCTTAATATCGACAAAGGCAGTGCAAGTGTCTGGTATTTGGATAATGGAGCGAGCAATCACATGACAAGGAACAAGGAGTTCTTTTCGAGTTTGAATCTCAACACCAAAGGGAAGGTGAAGTTTGGTGATGGATCGTGTGTTGACATTGTAGGAAAGGGTGTGGTTACCTTTGTGTGCAAGACTGGAGAGAAGAAGGCACTCAAGGACATATACTACATACCCGATCTGAAGCACAATATATTGAGTCTTGGGCAAGCAACAGAAAACGGATGTGAGGTTAACATGAAAGATGTCTACTTAACGCTCACAGATTCGCATGGAAGGTTGCTAGTTCGTGTGACAAGATCTCCAAACCGTCTCTACAAGACCCCTATGGAGATAAGCTACCCGGAGTGTTTACATGTCAGGGACGTAGATGCTACATGGAGGTGGCATGCTCGACAAGGACATATATgctatggagtgatgaacaacatGGTAAGGAAGGAGATGGTCGTAGGAATGCAGAGTGTAACACACGAAGAAGGCGTGTGTGACACATGTCTCGCAGGGAAGCAAACGAGACACTCATTCCCGAGTGTAACACACGAAGAAGACGTGTGTGACACATGTCTCGCAGGGAAGCAAACCAGAGACTCACTCCTGACTAAGGCCATGGTTCGTACATCAAAGCCATTAAGATTATTGCTTGGAGATTTGAGTGAACAAACCGCACCACCAACGACAGCAGATAATCATGAGGCATTCTATCGGTTCAAAAGATCtcacaccgatagaggaggagagattGCCTCAGCTATGTTCAATCTAGgttgcaccgatagaggaggagaggttGCCTCAGATGTGTTCAATCTAGGATGCACCGATAGAGGATGA